In Clostridium sp. DL-VIII, the following proteins share a genomic window:
- a CDS encoding ComF family protein: MGKAFNRIIRNIWEGIIEVVYPRENYCIICKEEDCFGICEHCKKSIKTIDILYQDKIISYGYYGGVLKELILKFKYKHNFTAGNILAELLEDYIIKNFNYKEYIITYIPLSNKSRKIRGFNQCEYIARKIARDLCIEVLEVLIKSRETKEQKTLKKDERYENIKDAFKLKAGLRLDDCNIILIDDVTTTGATINEACRLLKKFKAKDIKLLTLAKSHI, translated from the coding sequence ATGGGAAAAGCGTTTAATAGAATTATAAGAAACATATGGGAAGGAATAATTGAAGTAGTATATCCAAGGGAAAATTACTGCATTATTTGTAAAGAAGAGGATTGTTTTGGAATATGCGAACATTGTAAAAAAAGTATAAAGACCATAGATATTTTATATCAAGACAAAATAATAAGTTATGGATATTATGGCGGCGTATTAAAAGAATTAATATTAAAATTTAAATATAAACATAATTTTACGGCAGGAAATATACTAGCGGAGTTACTTGAAGATTATATTATTAAGAATTTTAATTATAAAGAATACATAATAACATATATTCCGTTATCTAATAAATCTAGAAAAATTCGTGGATTTAATCAATGTGAATATATTGCAAGAAAAATAGCTAGGGATTTATGTATTGAAGTCTTAGAAGTATTAATTAAAAGCAGAGAAACTAAAGAGCAAAAGACATTGAAAAAAGATGAGAGATACGAAAACATAAAAGATGCCTTTAAATTAAAGGCTGGTTTAAGATTGGATGATTGTAATATTATACTAATTGATGATGTGACAACTACAGGAGCAACAATTAATGAAGCATGCAGATTATTAAAAAAATTTAAGGCAAAAGATATAAAACTATTGACCTTAGCCAAAAGTCATATATAA
- the raiA gene encoding ribosome-associated translation inhibitor RaiA, translating into MRVTVIAKNMELTDALREIVQKKISKLEKYFSGNVEAKATLSVQKNRHKIEVMIPFNGVILRGEEATSDMYKSLDLVEDKLERQIRKQKTRLSRKHSESLKFAEINNIDIKAEEEEHGKLVKVKKFGVKPMNSEEAILQMDLLGHNFFVYQDADSSKVNVVYKRKDGDYGLLEPEFI; encoded by the coding sequence ATGAGAGTTACAGTTATAGCAAAGAATATGGAACTAACAGATGCACTAAGGGAAATAGTGCAAAAGAAGATAAGCAAATTGGAAAAGTATTTCTCAGGAAATGTAGAAGCAAAGGCTACATTAAGCGTTCAAAAAAATAGGCATAAAATCGAAGTGATGATTCCATTCAATGGGGTAATATTAAGAGGGGAAGAAGCAACTTCGGATATGTACAAATCATTAGATTTGGTTGAAGATAAATTAGAAAGACAAATTAGAAAGCAAAAAACTCGATTATCAAGAAAACATAGCGAATCATTAAAATTTGCTGAAATAAATAATATAGATATAAAAGCTGAAGAAGAGGAACATGGAAAATTAGTTAAAGTAAAGAAATTCGGTGTTAAACCAATGAATTCTGAAGAAGCTATTCTTCAAATGGATTTATTAGGACATAATTTCTTTGTATATCAGGATGCAGATAGCAGTAAGGTAAATGTAGTTTACAAGAGGAAAGATGGAGATTACGGATTATTAGAACCAGAATTTATATAA
- the secA gene encoding preprotein translocase subunit SecA, protein MGLLDAVFGTYSEREVRRLKPTIQKINDLDENMQKLSDEELKAKTEEFKERLANGETLDDILAEAFAVVREASTRVLGMKHYDEQLMGGMVLHQGRISEMKTGEGKTLVATLPAYLNGLSGNGVHIVTVNDYLAKRDAEQMGELYGFLGLTTGVIVHELNNDQRREAYASDITYGTNNEFGFDYLRDNMVIYKEERVQKPLNFAIVDEVDSILIDEARTPLIISGQGEKSTEFYKVADYFAKKLVEERDFTKDEKVNAILLTDEGVRKAETTFKVANYADAENIELQHYVTQALKANFAMRRDKDYMVKDGEVIIVDEFTGRLMEGRRYSDGLHQAIEAKEGVKIARESKTLATITFQNYFRMYKKLSGMTGTALTEENEFREIYGLDVIVIPTHRPIARKDNPDLVFSTEIGKIKAVADEVEKAHANGQPVLVGTVSIEKSELVSSMLKQKGVPHQVLNAKFHEQEADIISHAGEKGMVTIATNMAGRGTDIKLGEGVVELGGLKIVGTERHESRRIDNQLRGRSGRQGDPGESTFFISLEDDLMRIFGSEKIQGVVERLGLKEDEAIESKMVSKAIENAQKKVEGNNFDTRKQLLGYDDVMNVQREVIYKQRSEVLEGEDVKEEVLGMTKEIIGNAVNAHITGESENYREEFLHLMVALQEICIPPNSVNLPSLENLSNEDITESLFETAREFYEKKEEEFGSERLREIERVVLLRAVDTKWMNHIDDMDHLKQGIGFQSFKQIDPVQAYQMEGSEMFDEMIRAIKEETVKLLFHVKIEVAPERVRVAQETAAVHAEASSAAVGPGSGAAPANEGPAAPVRNIDKHGRNELCPCGSGKKYKNCCGREA, encoded by the coding sequence ATGGGACTATTAGATGCCGTATTTGGAACATATAGTGAAAGAGAAGTTAGAAGACTTAAACCTACTATACAAAAAATAAATGATTTAGATGAAAACATGCAAAAACTTTCTGATGAGGAGCTTAAAGCAAAAACTGAAGAGTTTAAAGAAAGATTAGCTAATGGAGAAACTTTAGATGATATCTTAGCAGAAGCATTTGCAGTTGTGAGAGAAGCTTCAACAAGAGTTTTAGGGATGAAGCATTATGATGAACAACTTATGGGTGGAATGGTACTTCACCAAGGAAGAATATCAGAAATGAAAACTGGTGAAGGTAAAACTTTAGTTGCAACATTACCAGCATATTTAAATGGATTAAGTGGAAATGGAGTTCATATAGTAACTGTTAATGACTATCTTGCAAAAAGAGATGCAGAGCAGATGGGTGAGCTGTACGGGTTCTTAGGATTAACTACAGGGGTTATCGTACATGAATTAAATAATGATCAAAGAAGAGAAGCATATGCTTCAGATATTACTTATGGAACAAATAATGAATTCGGATTTGACTACTTAAGAGATAACATGGTTATCTATAAAGAAGAAAGAGTTCAAAAGCCATTAAATTTTGCAATAGTTGATGAAGTTGACTCAATTTTAATAGATGAAGCTAGAACACCACTTATAATCTCAGGTCAGGGAGAAAAATCTACTGAATTTTATAAGGTTGCAGATTATTTTGCAAAGAAGTTAGTAGAAGAAAGAGATTTTACAAAAGATGAAAAAGTTAATGCAATATTATTAACTGATGAAGGTGTAAGAAAAGCAGAAACAACATTTAAAGTTGCAAACTATGCAGATGCTGAAAATATAGAATTACAACACTACGTAACTCAAGCCTTAAAAGCTAACTTTGCCATGAGAAGAGATAAAGATTACATGGTTAAGGATGGAGAAGTAATAATTGTTGATGAATTTACAGGAAGACTTATGGAAGGTAGAAGATACTCAGATGGTCTTCACCAAGCAATAGAAGCTAAAGAAGGAGTTAAGATTGCAAGAGAATCAAAAACTTTGGCTACTATTACATTCCAAAATTATTTCAGAATGTATAAGAAATTGTCAGGTATGACTGGTACAGCATTAACAGAAGAAAATGAATTTAGAGAAATTTATGGATTAGATGTAATTGTTATTCCAACACATAGGCCAATTGCAAGAAAAGATAATCCGGATTTAGTATTTAGCACTGAAATAGGAAAGATAAAAGCAGTTGCGGATGAAGTAGAAAAAGCTCACGCTAATGGGCAGCCAGTTCTAGTTGGTACTGTAAGTATTGAAAAATCAGAGCTTGTTTCAAGTATGCTTAAGCAAAAGGGCGTACCACATCAAGTATTAAATGCTAAATTCCATGAACAAGAAGCTGATATAATAAGCCATGCTGGTGAAAAGGGTATGGTTACTATAGCTACTAACATGGCAGGACGTGGTACTGATATTAAGCTTGGTGAAGGAGTAGTTGAACTTGGAGGGCTTAAGATAGTAGGTACTGAAAGACATGAATCAAGAAGAATAGATAACCAATTAAGAGGGCGTTCAGGAAGACAAGGAGATCCAGGAGAATCTACATTCTTTATATCATTAGAAGATGACTTAATGAGAATATTTGGATCAGAAAAAATTCAAGGCGTTGTTGAAAGACTAGGTCTTAAAGAAGATGAAGCAATTGAGAGTAAGATGGTTTCAAAGGCTATAGAAAATGCTCAAAAGAAGGTTGAAGGTAACAACTTTGATACAAGAAAACAATTATTAGGTTATGATGATGTAATGAATGTTCAAAGAGAAGTTATTTACAAGCAAAGATCAGAAGTACTTGAAGGCGAAGATGTAAAAGAAGAAGTATTAGGAATGACAAAAGAGATCATAGGAAATGCTGTTAATGCTCATATTACAGGTGAATCAGAGAATTATAGAGAAGAATTCCTTCATCTAATGGTAGCCTTACAAGAAATATGTATACCACCAAATTCAGTTAATCTGCCTAGCCTTGAAAACTTATCAAATGAAGATATAACTGAAAGTTTATTTGAAACTGCACGTGAATTCTATGAGAAAAAGGAAGAAGAATTCGGCTCAGAAAGATTAAGAGAAATTGAAAGAGTTGTTCTTTTAAGGGCTGTTGATACAAAGTGGATGAATCATATAGATGATATGGATCATTTAAAACAAGGTATTGGTTTCCAATCATTTAAGCAAATTGATCCAGTTCAAGCATACCAAATGGAAGGTAGTGAGATGTTTGATGAAATGATTAGAGCAATCAAAGAAGAAACTGTTAAACTATTATTCCATGTTAAGATAGAAGTAGCGCCTGAAAGAGTGAGAGTTGCACAAGAAACAGCAGCAGTCCATGCAGAAGCATCAAGTGCAGCAGTTGGCCCAGGTTCAGGAGCAGCACCAGCAAATGAAGGTCCAGCAGCACCAGTTAGAAACATTGATAAGCATGGTAGAAATGAATTATGCCCATGTGGTAGTGGAAAGAAATATAAAAATTGCTGCGGAAGAGAAGCTTAA
- the prfB gene encoding peptide chain release factor 2 (programmed frameshift) — protein sequence MIIELEKELMKLPNLKKSIEEMGASLDRGGLERELHELECQMQEAGFWDDSKRAEEVTKKSKLIKDKIENFDKLKSDIEDIEVLKEIMEEDDEESASEIIQTIKGIEDKIDDYNMKVLLSGEYDKNNAILTLHVGVGGTDANDWTEMLLRMYTRWCEKQGYSLETLDLLPGDEAGIKSVTLKVIGEYAYGYLKAEKGIHRLVRISPYNANGKRQTSFASMEVLPELTKEQDINIKPDDLRIDTYRSGGAGGQHVNKTDSAVRITHLPTGIVVQCQNERSQFANKDTAMEMLKSKLVELKERAHKEKIEDLTGELKDMGWGSQIRSYVFHPYSMVKDHRTNVETSNVTAVMDGEIDMFINAYLKQ from the exons ATGATTATTGAGCTTGAAAAAGAATTAATGAAGCTTCCTAATTTAAAAAAATCTATAGAAGAAATGGGGGCTTCACTT GACAGAGGAGGTTTAGAAAGAGAACTTCATGAGTTAGAATGTCAAATGCAGGAAGCAGGCTTTTGGGATGATTCCAAAAGAGCAGAGGAAGTCACTAAAAAAAGTAAATTAATAAAAGATAAAATTGAAAATTTTGATAAATTGAAATCTGATATTGAGGATATAGAAGTATTAAAAGAAATCATGGAAGAAGATGACGAAGAATCTGCAAGTGAAATAATTCAGACAATAAAAGGAATAGAAGATAAGATAGATGATTATAATATGAAAGTGCTTTTGTCTGGAGAATATGATAAAAATAACGCTATCCTTACTCTACATGTTGGGGTTGGTGGTACAGATGCTAATGATTGGACTGAAATGCTGTTAAGAATGTACACAAGGTGGTGCGAAAAACAAGGTTATAGTCTTGAGACCTTAGATTTACTTCCAGGGGATGAAGCTGGAATTAAAAGTGTTACCTTGAAGGTTATTGGGGAATATGCATATGGATATCTAAAGGCGGAAAAGGGAATTCATAGATTAGTCAGAATTTCACCATATAATGCAAATGGTAAGAGACAGACATCTTTTGCATCTATGGAAGTGCTTCCAGAACTAACAAAGGAGCAGGATATAAATATAAAACCTGATGATCTTAGAATAGATACCTATCGTTCAGGAGGCGCTGGTGGCCAGCATGTCAATAAAACTGATTCAGCAGTTAGAATTACGCACCTTCCTACAGGGATAGTTGTGCAGTGTCAAAATGAAAGAAGTCAATTTGCTAATAAAGATACTGCCATGGAAATGCTTAAATCTAAATTGGTTGAATTAAAGGAAAGAGCACATAAAGAAAAGATAGAGGACTTAACTGGCGAGCTAAAAGATATGGGATGGGGAAGCCAGATAAGATCATATGTATTCCATCCTTATAGCATGGTTAAAGACCATAGAACAAATGTAGAAACATCAAATGTTACAGCTGTAATGGATGGAGAAATAGATATGTTTATAAATGCATATTTAAAACAATAA
- a CDS encoding response regulator transcription factor — MNILIVEDEKDIRNLISLHMRKEDYDIYEAADGKEALTIFENEKIDLILLDIMMPEVDGISVIQKVRAVSTIPIICITAMGNDSDKVLALGLGADDYLVKPISPIELSARVASNLRRCYKYTEHKDVMYMTGELKLFTETFEVYKGNKKIDLNPKEFKILKLLISNLGKVFTKKQIYENVWEEAYFDDSNNIMVHLSHIREKIEDDPKNPIYIKNIRGIGYKAERININEN; from the coding sequence ATGAATATTCTAATAGTTGAAGATGAAAAAGATATTAGAAATCTTATTTCATTACATATGAGAAAAGAAGATTATGATATTTATGAAGCAGCTGATGGTAAGGAAGCTTTAACGATATTTGAAAATGAGAAAATAGACTTAATTTTATTAGATATAATGATGCCAGAGGTTGATGGAATTTCGGTAATACAGAAGGTACGAGCTGTTTCAACCATTCCTATAATTTGCATTACAGCAATGGGGAATGATTCGGATAAAGTGCTGGCATTAGGACTTGGAGCAGATGACTATTTAGTAAAGCCTATTAGTCCAATTGAACTATCAGCTAGGGTGGCATCTAATCTTAGAAGATGTTATAAATATACTGAGCATAAAGATGTAATGTATATGACAGGTGAATTAAAATTATTTACTGAAACTTTTGAAGTATACAAAGGAAATAAAAAGATAGATTTAAATCCAAAAGAATTTAAAATCTTGAAATTGTTGATTTCTAACTTAGGAAAAGTTTTTACTAAAAAGCAAATTTATGAGAATGTTTGGGAAGAAGCTTATTTTGATGACTCTAATAATATAATGGTTCATTTAAGTCATATTAGAGAGAAAATAGAGGATGATCCAAAGAATCCTATTTACATAAAGAATATAAGGGGAATAGGTTATAAGGCTGAAAGGATCAACATTAATGAAAACTAA
- a CDS encoding HAMP domain-containing sensor histidine kinase: MKTKKVRRSVTTELFFTYFFGYIAITVIIFLAVIGSITAYEFLCNSRTYNSYFEHLEDKLVNDYKSINDDELAEINGFMIKINNKNQISYLRGNVIEEFKNINLQSYMDLFGVSKENQISLNDDFRTYSVFSEFNNSIIETKDNIKYCLYSRYLKDEDSLVVIGCPYDMVTKPSIITRAISHNTLIKVMIFFNIILILLIVYVLAKATSRAFIKPIKTLLNGVIEISQGNYDVRLDIDKKNEFLELANGFNMMAETIQDERREKEKLEKSKDSLILDISHDLKNPLASILGYSEILINNNDLKEDERLEYLNIINGNSHRANKLINDLFEFSLYNNTDYKISTVKTDISEFIRQTIANYIPEFEHKKFEYDFDITEDAYYVMVDKEKLSRAINNVLDNKIKYNRIGGKLGIRTEIRDTNFYIILSDDGEMIPKQYREKIFNPFVRIDKSRNSKTGGTGLGLSITKKILNKHNGDIRIIDSEIGTTFEIELPLVLFKSKI, from the coding sequence ATGAAAACTAAAAAGGTTAGAAGAAGTGTTACAACTGAATTGTTTTTTACATACTTCTTTGGATATATTGCAATTACTGTAATAATATTTTTAGCTGTTATTGGTTCTATTACGGCATATGAATTTTTATGTAATTCACGAACATACAATTCTTATTTTGAACATCTAGAGGACAAGCTAGTAAATGATTATAAAAGCATAAATGATGATGAATTAGCAGAAATAAATGGTTTTATGATAAAGATAAATAATAAAAATCAAATTTCCTACTTAAGAGGAAATGTTATTGAAGAATTCAAAAACATAAATTTGCAAAGTTATATGGATTTATTTGGAGTATCTAAAGAAAATCAAATTTCCTTAAATGATGATTTTAGAACATATTCTGTCTTTTCAGAATTTAATAATTCAATAATTGAGACAAAAGATAATATTAAATATTGTCTGTATAGCAGGTATTTAAAAGATGAAGATTCATTAGTTGTTATTGGATGTCCTTATGATATGGTAACAAAGCCAAGTATAATTACTAGGGCGATTTCCCATAATACATTGATAAAGGTAATGATTTTTTTCAATATAATACTAATTCTTTTAATAGTATATGTTTTAGCAAAAGCAACTTCAAGAGCCTTTATAAAACCAATAAAAACATTATTAAATGGAGTAATAGAGATATCTCAAGGTAATTATGACGTACGTCTTGATATTGATAAAAAAAATGAATTTTTAGAATTAGCAAATGGATTTAATATGATGGCAGAAACTATACAAGATGAAAGAAGAGAAAAAGAAAAGTTAGAGAAATCAAAAGATAGTTTAATATTAGATATATCTCATGATTTAAAAAATCCTCTAGCATCTATTTTAGGCTATAGTGAAATTTTGATTAATAATAATGATTTAAAAGAAGATGAGAGACTAGAGTATTTAAATATTATAAATGGAAATTCACATAGAGCTAACAAACTAATAAATGATCTATTTGAATTTTCATTATATAATAATACTGATTATAAAATTAGTACAGTAAAAACAGATATTTCTGAATTTATAAGACAAACTATTGCTAATTATATTCCAGAATTCGAGCATAAAAAATTTGAATATGATTTTGATATAACTGAAGATGCATATTATGTAATGGTCGATAAAGAGAAGTTATCGAGGGCAATAAATAATGTTTTAGATAATAAGATTAAATATAATCGAATAGGTGGAAAGTTAGGCATAAGGACTGAAATACGGGATACTAATTTTTATATTATTTTATCAGATGATGGTGAGATGATTCCAAAGCAATATAGAGAAAAAATATTTAATCCCTTTGTGAGGATTGATAAATCCAGAAATTCTAAAACAGGTGGTACTGGACTTGGACTGTCGATAACAAAAAAGATACTAAACAAACATAATGGAGATATAAGAATTATAGACAGCGAAATTGGAACAACCTTTGAAATTGAATTACCACTGGTATTATTTAAATCAAAAATATAA
- a CDS encoding type II CAAX endopeptidase family protein: MSDLYDIQMEKKQNRKVMNRIGWALTALIVSSQVGAVIVSIVCKIYFGSLTNTSVYNFIAGTLPIYFIGLPIFWLILRKIPKENTAEKSSLTIIQLIKILIISFGTMYIFNILGVGINFLISLLKGSPIDNPLNDLLSKVNIFETLFFVGILAPIMEEVIFRKVLLSRLRRFGDFFSIFLSALAFGMFHGNLSQFFYAVALGCILGYTVVRTGTIKYSIILHMCINIFGSVIIPEVSLMNNIILTAIVSMLVVVSMSAGVVLFILNRDEIILENSTLNLTKIEKFGLVIKNPGMILYTILFILLVIMVIFKM; the protein is encoded by the coding sequence ATGAGTGATCTTTATGATATACAAATGGAAAAGAAGCAAAATAGAAAAGTTATGAATAGAATTGGATGGGCCTTAACAGCATTAATTGTATCATCACAAGTTGGAGCAGTAATAGTTTCAATAGTATGTAAGATATATTTTGGAAGTTTAACAAATACATCAGTGTATAATTTTATTGCAGGCACATTACCAATATATTTTATAGGGCTTCCTATTTTCTGGTTAATACTAAGGAAAATACCTAAAGAAAATACAGCAGAAAAATCTAGCTTAACTATAATTCAGTTAATTAAGATTTTAATAATAAGTTTTGGAACTATGTATATATTCAATATATTAGGAGTTGGTATTAATTTTTTAATATCTCTTTTGAAGGGAAGTCCGATAGACAATCCTCTTAATGATCTTTTAAGTAAAGTTAATATCTTTGAAACATTGTTTTTTGTTGGAATTTTAGCACCTATTATGGAAGAAGTGATTTTTAGAAAAGTTCTTCTATCTAGACTACGTAGATTTGGAGATTTTTTTAGCATCTTTTTATCAGCACTTGCATTCGGAATGTTTCATGGAAATTTATCACAGTTTTTCTATGCAGTTGCATTAGGATGCATTCTTGGATATACAGTAGTAAGAACTGGAACAATTAAATACTCCATCATTCTTCATATGTGCATAAATATTTTTGGGTCGGTAATTATACCAGAAGTTTCATTGATGAATAATATAATATTAACTGCTATAGTAAGCATGCTGGTTGTTGTTAGTATGTCAGCAGGTGTAGTATTATTTATTCTTAATAGAGATGAGATTATATTAGAGAACAGCACTTTGAATTTAACAAAAATAGAGAAGTTTGGACTTGTAATCAAAAATCCTGGAATGATATTGTATACAATTTTGTTTATATTATTAGTTATCATGGTAATATTTAAAATGTAA
- a CDS encoding Tex family protein — protein sequence MNSIEERIAKELEIKLSQVQNVIGLLDDGNTVPFISRYRKEATGGLSDEVLRKLSERLTYLRNLEERKADVKRLIQEQEKFTDEIGKALDSATTLTEVEDIYRPFKPKKRTKATIAAEKGLKPLAELILEGKFNGDLDEEASKYISEEKGVANSEEAIQGALDIIAETISDEAKYRKYIREFVIREGNIESKGSSEDPTPYEMYYEYSEAVNKIPPHRILAINRGEKEKILSVKITANEDKVIQYLENQVLKGNSILDEKLKLAIKDSYKRLIYPSIEREIRSELTDIGEEGAIKIFKENLKALLLQAPIKGKVVMGYDPGFRTGCKIAILDSTGKFLENTAVYPTVPKRDIEGTKKTLKALIAKHNVDVISLGNGTASRESEEVIAEMITEIKNETGKELAYVIVSEAGASVYSASELATKEYPDLDVTVRGAISIGRRLQDPLAELVKIDPKAIGVGQYQHDVTPKKLEESLAGVVEDSVNTVGVDLNIATPSLLTHISGINAAIAKNIVDYREEAGRFTSRKELLKVKRLGQKAYEQCAGFLRVDDSKEPLDNTSVHPESYGIAKKLIEVLGYNKGDLKNNKLSDIDERAEAKGLKNLSETLEVGELTLKDIIKELKKPGRDPREEMPKPILKTGIIEMKDLKPGMVLAGTVRNVSDFGAFVDIGVHQDGLVHKSQMANRFVKHPLDIVKVGDIVKVAILEVDEKRKRISLTMKDIDESIEV from the coding sequence ATGAATTCAATTGAAGAGAGAATTGCAAAAGAGTTAGAAATAAAATTAAGTCAGGTTCAAAATGTAATTGGGCTTTTAGATGATGGAAATACAGTTCCATTTATCTCAAGATATAGAAAAGAAGCAACAGGAGGTCTTTCAGATGAAGTCTTAAGAAAATTATCTGAAAGATTAACTTATTTAAGAAATTTAGAAGAAAGAAAAGCAGATGTAAAGAGATTAATACAGGAGCAGGAAAAGTTCACTGATGAAATTGGTAAAGCTTTAGATAGCGCAACAACTTTAACAGAAGTTGAAGATATATATAGACCTTTCAAACCTAAAAAGAGAACAAAGGCAACAATTGCTGCAGAAAAGGGATTAAAGCCTCTTGCAGAATTGATTCTAGAAGGTAAGTTTAATGGTGATTTAGATGAAGAAGCATCTAAGTATATAAGCGAAGAAAAAGGTGTAGCAAATAGTGAAGAAGCTATTCAAGGAGCTTTAGACATAATAGCAGAAACTATATCAGATGAAGCTAAATATAGAAAATATATAAGAGAATTCGTTATAAGAGAAGGAAATATTGAGTCAAAGGGAAGCTCAGAAGATCCAACTCCTTATGAAATGTACTATGAATATTCTGAAGCTGTAAACAAAATACCACCTCATAGAATATTAGCTATTAACAGAGGTGAAAAGGAAAAAATCTTAAGTGTTAAAATTACTGCTAATGAAGATAAGGTAATTCAATATTTAGAAAATCAAGTGCTAAAGGGAAATTCAATCTTAGATGAAAAATTAAAGCTAGCAATAAAAGATTCATATAAGAGATTAATTTATCCATCAATAGAAAGAGAAATCAGAAGTGAGTTAACTGATATTGGTGAAGAAGGAGCTATTAAGATTTTTAAAGAAAATTTAAAAGCATTATTATTACAAGCTCCAATAAAAGGTAAAGTAGTTATGGGTTATGACCCAGGTTTCAGAACAGGATGTAAGATAGCAATACTAGATTCAACAGGAAAGTTCTTAGAAAATACAGCAGTATATCCGACAGTACCTAAAAGGGATATTGAAGGAACAAAGAAAACTTTAAAAGCACTTATTGCTAAACATAATGTTGATGTTATTTCTCTTGGAAATGGAACAGCATCAAGAGAATCAGAAGAAGTTATTGCTGAGATGATAACTGAAATAAAAAACGAAACAGGTAAGGAATTAGCTTATGTTATAGTATCTGAAGCTGGAGCATCAGTTTACTCTGCATCAGAACTTGCAACTAAAGAATATCCTGATTTAGATGTTACAGTAAGAGGGGCAATATCAATAGGAAGAAGACTTCAAGATCCGCTTGCTGAATTAGTTAAAATAGATCCAAAGGCAATCGGAGTAGGGCAATATCAACACGATGTTACACCAAAAAAATTAGAGGAATCTTTAGCAGGTGTAGTAGAAGATTCAGTTAATACGGTTGGAGTTGATTTAAATATAGCAACACCATCACTACTAACACATATTTCAGGAATAAATGCAGCTATTGCTAAAAACATTGTTGATTATAGGGAAGAAGCTGGACGTTTTACTTCAAGAAAAGAATTGTTAAAGGTAAAGAGACTAGGACAAAAAGCATATGAACAATGTGCAGGTTTCTTAAGAGTAGATGATAGTAAGGAACCTTTAGATAATACATCGGTGCATCCAGAGTCTTATGGTATAGCTAAAAAGCTAATAGAAGTTTTAGGCTACAATAAAGGGGATCTTAAGAATAATAAACTAAGCGATATTGATGAAAGAGCAGAAGCTAAAGGTCTAAAGAATTTAAGCGAAACATTAGAAGTTGGAGAGCTTACTTTAAAGGATATAATCAAAGAATTAAAGAAACCAGGCAGGGACCCGAGAGAAGAAATGCCAAAGCCAATACTTAAGACTGGAATAATTGAAATGAAAGACCTAAAGCCAGGGATGGTGCTTGCAGGAACTGTTAGAAATGTATCGGACTTTGGAGCTTTTGTAGATATTGGTGTTCATCAGGATGGTCTTGTTCATAAGAGCCAAATGGCCAATAGATTTGTAAAGCATCCTTTGGATATTGTTAAGGTTGGAGATATAGTAAAAGTAGCAATATTAGAAGTTGATGAAAAGAGAAAGAGAATATCTTTAACAATGAAGGATATTGATGAATCTATAGAAGTTTAA
- a CDS encoding Lrp/AsnC family transcriptional regulator — translation MDKMDYKILKCLKLNARTKASAISNEIHLSVSAVIERIRKMEKNKVIKNYTIIVDQKKLGSDVTALMEISLEHPKFYEAFTTAIKHNNNIVSCYYLTGDFDFMIKILCKSSDDLEKIHRQIKSLEGVSSTKTHFVLKNVKNELTSIPDEED, via the coding sequence ATGGATAAGATGGATTATAAGATATTGAAATGTTTGAAATTAAATGCAAGAACTAAAGCATCTGCAATAAGTAATGAAATACATTTATCTGTTTCGGCAGTTATAGAACGCATAAGGAAAATGGAAAAAAATAAAGTTATTAAAAATTATACTATTATAGTAGATCAGAAAAAGCTTGGAAGTGATGTAACTGCACTTATGGAGATAAGTCTTGAACATCCTAAATTCTATGAAGCCTTTACAACAGCTATTAAGCATAATAATAACATTGTTTCCTGCTATTATTTAACAGGAGATTTTGATTTTATGATAAAAATACTTTGCAAATCATCGGATGATCTTGAAAAAATTCATCGTCAAATAAAAAGTTTAGAAGGAGTATCATCAACAAAAACTCATTTCGTCTTAAAGAATGTAAAAAATGAACTTACCTCAATACCAGATGAGGAAGATTAA